Proteins encoded within one genomic window of Limnothrix sp. FACHB-406:
- a CDS encoding NB-ARC domain-containing protein has protein sequence MRQIAKEHSVSNTELDVLAAAINGEPMNAIAQRLGIRPEAARKRLGEVYKKFHIAGAGPGKLAKLQQILVSQYQTRQTQGPIVAIPVTPEVEVGELPPQYDWGEAPDISAFYGRAQELTALQTWISQDHCRVVALLGIAGIGKTALAVRLARSLEEQDEFEFIIWRSLRHGVSPREVIGRLVQTLSRKRQTYLPDSAHNRITLLIDYLRQHRCLLVLDGVESVLRQGDISGQYRDGFEDYGELLRRVGEESHQSCLLLTSSEKPREVARLEGNTLPVRVSQLGALGPDEAGEIFRDKGLQEEKLWKELIDLYRGNPLTLKIASTTIQELFGGRVSEFLKQSTLVFGDIRDLLQRQFDRLSDIERAIVYWLAIEQQPLSLSQLRDKISIPFSQPELIEALESLGRRSLIERGAAGGAMFGLQPVVLEYVTQEFTDRACYELQDLLRTQKIDRLDLFRTHALEASEGKDTGPILPAVKDRLRKLIRNDRQLEGQLDRVLAVLQAKFPLEVGYATSNVQSVLDSLRLDLPPVEA, from the coding sequence TTGAGACAAATTGCGAAGGAGCATAGTGTCTCGAATACCGAGCTGGATGTGCTGGCCGCAGCCATCAATGGTGAGCCGATGAATGCCATTGCCCAACGCCTAGGAATCCGCCCAGAAGCGGCCCGTAAGCGCTTGGGTGAAGTGTATAAAAAGTTTCATATTGCTGGTGCTGGGCCAGGAAAATTGGCCAAGCTTCAGCAGATTTTGGTGTCTCAGTATCAAACCCGCCAAACACAAGGGCCGATCGTGGCAATTCCGGTCACCCCCGAAGTGGAAGTGGGCGAGTTGCCGCCGCAGTATGACTGGGGAGAAGCGCCGGATATTTCGGCTTTCTATGGCCGTGCGCAGGAGCTGACTGCCCTGCAAACCTGGATTTCTCAAGATCACTGCCGCGTGGTGGCCTTGCTGGGGATCGCGGGAATTGGCAAGACGGCGTTGGCGGTGCGCTTGGCTCGATCGCTCGAAGAGCAAGACGAGTTTGAGTTCATCATTTGGCGATCGCTCCGCCATGGGGTTTCGCCCCGCGAGGTGATTGGTCGGTTGGTGCAAACCTTGTCTCGCAAGCGCCAAACCTATTTGCCCGACAGTGCCCACAACCGCATTACGTTGTTGATTGACTATCTGCGTCAACACCGCTGCTTGTTGGTGCTGGATGGGGTGGAGTCGGTACTGCGCCAAGGGGATATCTCCGGACAATACCGCGACGGGTTTGAGGACTATGGTGAATTGCTGCGCCGGGTGGGCGAAGAGTCGCACCAAAGCTGCTTGCTGCTCACCAGTTCCGAAAAGCCCCGTGAGGTGGCTCGCCTAGAGGGCAATACGTTGCCGGTGCGAGTGTCGCAGTTGGGCGCGTTGGGCCCCGATGAAGCGGGTGAAATTTTCCGCGACAAGGGCTTGCAAGAGGAAAAACTCTGGAAGGAGTTGATTGATTTGTATCGGGGAAACCCGCTCACCTTGAAGATTGCTTCGACCACGATTCAAGAACTGTTTGGCGGTCGGGTGTCGGAGTTTTTGAAGCAATCGACCCTGGTGTTTGGGGATATTCGCGATTTGTTGCAACGCCAGTTTGATCGCCTGTCGGATATTGAACGGGCGATTGTTTATTGGTTGGCGATCGAACAGCAACCTCTGTCTTTGAGCCAACTGCGCGACAAAATTTCGATTCCGTTCTCGCAACCGGAATTAATCGAAGCGTTGGAATCCCTGGGCCGGCGATCGCTGATTGAGCGTGGCGCGGCCGGTGGGGCCATGTTTGGCTTGCAACCGGTGGTCTTGGAATATGTGACCCAAGAGTTTACCGATCGGGCTTGCTATGAATTGCAAGACCTGTTGCGGACGCAAAAGATCGATCGCCTGGATCTGTTCCGTACCCATGCCCTCGAAGCCTCTGAGGGTAAAGACACGGGGCCGATTCTGCCGGCCGTTAAGGATCGGCTGCGGAAGCTGATTCGCAACGATCGCCAGCTTGAAGGTCAGCTCGATCGGGTGTTGGCCGTTTTGCAAGCCAAGTTCCCCCTCGAAGTGGGCTATGCCACCAGCAATGTCCAAAGCGTTTTGGATTCGTTGCGGTTGGATCTGCCTCCGGTTGAGGCTTAG
- a CDS encoding ABC transporter permease: MGDRTAIPWLYLWQETRQGLRRGGWMNWAAVGTVAVSLFLFGISLQGTWYLDRALAKLGSQLEICVYLQPGAQTAAVARSIAQLEGVVAVQVIPKDQAWQDLVRDLGISDIARATQQLEGNPLTDELKAQAAQAELTPQLAATIAQLPGVDAARYAAEVVVRLRELDWGLKVVATGTIVLLVSAAIATIITAIRLVVAARRQEIEIAQLVGATPVWIYLPFILQGAVFGFQGASIASLAVMALQQALGSLLNSRLGLVQLLARDLPLTGSDLLLLLSILVGFGCSVGLLGSYVAVRRTTSDLAIRGAEFEV; encoded by the coding sequence ATGGGCGATCGGACGGCCATCCCTTGGCTGTATCTGTGGCAAGAAACCCGGCAAGGCCTGCGACGGGGCGGCTGGATGAACTGGGCCGCCGTGGGTACGGTGGCGGTGTCCTTGTTTTTGTTTGGCATTAGCTTGCAGGGCACTTGGTATCTCGATCGGGCCCTGGCCAAACTGGGGAGCCAGCTCGAAATTTGCGTGTATTTGCAACCCGGGGCCCAAACCGCCGCCGTTGCCCGATCGATCGCCCAGCTCGAAGGCGTGGTGGCCGTGCAAGTGATTCCGAAAGATCAGGCCTGGCAAGACCTGGTTCGGGATTTGGGCATTTCGGATATTGCCCGCGCCACCCAACAGTTGGAAGGCAACCCCCTCACCGACGAGCTAAAAGCCCAAGCAGCCCAGGCCGAGCTGACTCCCCAACTGGCGGCCACCATTGCCCAATTGCCCGGCGTAGATGCGGCCCGGTATGCGGCGGAAGTGGTGGTGCGGCTGCGGGAACTGGATTGGGGGCTGAAGGTGGTGGCCACGGGTACGATCGTCCTGTTGGTTTCCGCTGCGATCGCCACGATCATCACCGCCATTCGGTTGGTGGTGGCCGCCCGTCGTCAGGAAATTGAAATTGCTCAACTGGTGGGGGCAACCCCTGTGTGGATCTATCTGCCCTTTATTCTCCAAGGGGCCGTTTTTGGATTCCAGGGAGCCTCGATCGCCAGTTTGGCCGTCATGGCCTTGCAACAGGCCCTCGGTTCCTTGCTGAACAGCCGCTTGGGATTGGTGCAACTGCTGGCCCGAGACTTGCCCCTCACGGGTTCTGACTTGCTATTGTTGCTTTCGATTTTGGTAGGGTTTGGCTGTTCCGTGGGCCTCTTGGGCAGCTACGTGGCCGTGCGTCGCACCACCAGCGACTTGGCCATCAGGGGCGCGGAGTTTGAGGTTTAG
- a CDS encoding peroxiredoxin, translating into MLLSHRLPPLGFLAWVRQWLDRALVGCLAGAIALALWFVGPNAAWALGGPQPALNAPAPDFTLPSNSGDGMISLQDYRGQWVVLYFYPKDFTSGCTIEAQRFQRDLPQYQARNTQILGVSADDVDSHAEFCDAEGLRFPLLADTDGAVSRAYGSWMNPMSMRHTYLIDPEGMLRDRFLKVRPVVHSAEVLERLDQLQKVG; encoded by the coding sequence ATGTTGCTTTCACACCGTTTGCCCCCCTTGGGGTTTTTGGCTTGGGTGCGCCAATGGCTCGATCGCGCGTTGGTGGGTTGTTTGGCTGGGGCGATCGCCCTGGCGCTGTGGTTTGTTGGCCCCAATGCCGCCTGGGCCTTGGGTGGCCCTCAGCCGGCCTTGAATGCCCCGGCTCCCGATTTCACCCTGCCCAGCAACAGCGGCGATGGCATGATTTCGCTGCAAGATTACCGAGGCCAGTGGGTGGTGTTGTATTTCTACCCCAAGGATTTCACCTCTGGCTGCACGATCGAGGCCCAGCGGTTCCAGCGCGACTTGCCCCAATATCAAGCCCGTAACACCCAAATTTTGGGAGTCAGCGCCGATGATGTGGACAGCCACGCGGAATTCTGTGATGCGGAGGGGTTGCGTTTTCCCCTGTTGGCAGACACCGACGGGGCCGTCAGCCGGGCCTATGGTTCCTGGATGAATCCCATGTCCATGCGCCATACCTATCTGATCGACCCGGAAGGGATGCTGCGCGATCGATTCTTGAAGGTGCGGCCGGTGGTTCACAGTGCGGAAGTGCTGGAACGGCTGGATCAGTTGCAGAAAGTCGGCTGA
- a CDS encoding ferredoxin: MTHSVPQSTPNSTPNTPKHTPATAMNNAADSELQSQNQPAAELGTGENGRSILICQNVHCYRNRSGAVLAAFQSAALPAGVTVTASDCHGQCHLGPSVRIVPDETWYARVEPADVSRIVEEHLRQNHPVSDLLNPRLHMDYSTYYGQAGYGQTEAAS; the protein is encoded by the coding sequence GTGACACACTCTGTGCCCCAATCCACACCCAACTCCACACCAAACACGCCCAAGCACACCCCGGCTACCGCTATGAACAACGCCGCTGATTCTGAACTCCAGTCCCAAAACCAGCCTGCGGCCGAGTTGGGTACAGGGGAAAATGGGCGATCGATCCTGATTTGCCAGAACGTTCACTGCTACCGCAATCGATCGGGAGCCGTGCTGGCCGCTTTCCAGAGCGCCGCCTTGCCAGCGGGGGTCACTGTCACCGCCAGCGATTGCCATGGCCAGTGCCACTTGGGCCCCAGTGTGCGAATTGTGCCCGATGAAACTTGGTATGCCCGGGTCGAGCCAGCGGATGTGTCCAGGATTGTGGAGGAACATCTGCGGCAAAATCACCCGGTCTCAGATTTGCTGAATCCTCGCTTACATATGGATTACAGCACCTATTACGGCCAAGCGGGCTACGGTCAAACCGAGGCCGCCTCCTGA
- a CDS encoding sugar transferase: MLAKSPSVASRAGRSTSRRSLGPAVISNLNADFVKRLFDIVFSLFVLTVFSPLYLLLIALVAFSSPGPVFYTQSRVGKNFRRFRCIKFRTMVVNADEMLAAMIAKDPALQAEYAATCKLKRDPRITWIGRFLRVTSLDEFPQFLNVLLGDMSVVGPRPLVPEELPMYGRHIHKVLTVKPGITGLWQVSGRNDIPYDRRISIDVYYASARNLWLDIWIVLKTLWVVVATKENGAY, from the coding sequence ATGCTGGCTAAGAGTCCTTCCGTTGCCAGCCGGGCCGGGCGATCGACCTCCCGTCGAAGCCTCGGGCCTGCCGTTATCAGCAACCTGAATGCGGACTTTGTTAAACGACTGTTTGACATCGTTTTTTCCCTGTTTGTACTGACTGTTTTTTCGCCGCTGTATCTGCTGCTGATTGCCCTTGTGGCCTTCAGTTCGCCCGGCCCCGTTTTTTATACCCAAAGTCGCGTCGGCAAAAACTTTCGCCGTTTTCGGTGCATCAAATTTCGCACCATGGTGGTGAACGCCGATGAAATGCTAGCCGCCATGATTGCCAAAGATCCCGCCCTGCAGGCCGAATATGCCGCCACCTGCAAGCTCAAGCGCGACCCCCGCATCACCTGGATTGGTCGCTTTTTGCGGGTGACCAGCTTGGACGAATTCCCCCAGTTTTTAAATGTATTGCTGGGGGATATGAGTGTGGTGGGGCCGCGGCCGTTGGTTCCCGAAGAATTGCCCATGTATGGTCGTCACATCCATAAGGTGCTGACCGTGAAGCCGGGAATTACTGGACTATGGCAAGTGTCGGGACGCAACGATATTCCCTACGATCGCCGCATTTCGATCGATGTGTACTATGCCAGCGCTCGGAACCTTTGGCTTGATATTTGGATCGTGTTAAAGACCCTCTGGGTGGTGGTGGCCACCAAGGAGAACGGCGCTTACTAG
- the btpA gene encoding photosystem I biogenesis protein BtpA, whose protein sequence is MDLDRVFKHPKPIIGVVHLLPLPSSARWGLSLKAVIERAEQEAVALAAGGVNAILVENFFDAPFPKDAVDPAVVSAMTLVVHHLQNLVTLPIGVNVLRNDAHSAIAIASCTGAHFIRVNVLSGVMATDQGLIEGQAHQLLRYRRELGNDVKILADVLVKHARPIGSPNLTVAVQDTIERGLADGAILSGWATGSPPNIEDLELAKAAAGDTPIFVGSGANYDNVAQLLEVADGVIVASSLKRRGRRDLPIDPNRVSQFVEVARRGRPAPAIVVPTPTPMS, encoded by the coding sequence GTGGATCTAGATCGAGTCTTTAAACATCCTAAGCCAATCATTGGAGTCGTCCATTTGTTGCCGCTGCCGAGTTCTGCGCGGTGGGGACTGAGCCTTAAGGCAGTTATTGAGCGCGCTGAACAGGAAGCAGTGGCGCTGGCTGCCGGTGGGGTGAATGCGATTTTGGTGGAAAATTTTTTTGATGCCCCTTTTCCGAAAGATGCGGTTGATCCGGCGGTGGTGAGTGCCATGACGCTGGTGGTTCACCATTTACAAAATTTGGTGACTTTACCGATCGGGGTGAATGTGTTGCGCAATGATGCCCATTCGGCCATTGCGATCGCCTCTTGCACCGGGGCGCACTTCATTCGGGTCAATGTGCTGTCGGGGGTGATGGCCACCGATCAGGGATTGATTGAAGGCCAGGCCCACCAGCTCCTGCGTTACCGGCGAGAACTGGGCAATGATGTCAAGATTTTGGCGGATGTGTTGGTGAAACATGCTCGCCCGATCGGGTCGCCCAACTTAACGGTGGCGGTGCAGGACACGATCGAACGTGGCTTGGCCGATGGGGCGATTTTGTCGGGCTGGGCCACTGGTAGCCCGCCAAACATTGAAGATTTGGAATTAGCCAAGGCTGCGGCGGGAGATACGCCGATCTTTGTGGGCAGCGGGGCTAATTATGACAATGTGGCGCAACTGCTGGAAGTGGCGGATGGGGTAATTGTGGCCAGCTCCCTGAAGCGGCGAGGCCGGCGGGATTTGCCGATCGACCCGAACCGGGTTAGCCAGTTTGTGGAGGTGGCACGGCGGGGCCGGCCGGCTCCGGCGATCGTTGTTCCTACGCCTACACCCATGAGCTGA